AGCCTCACACATTGTCCTTGACACCTCCAGACCATCTAGGGTCAAGGAGTCTAGAGTGAGACCGCAGAGCTCTGAAGAGGTCTTACTGGAGGAAGGGGTATTTGTGTAAGTAAGGGCACTAAAGGATGAATAAGAGTTCCCTAGTACCACCTCTCAAAGGCTGCCTTTCCTTGTGTAGGCCCATGATGCAGGGATGCTGGGCCAGTTAGCTCTGTAGGATCTGTCAAAATGGCACTAGGATGGAaacaggggagagaagggtgtgttttagggatgggggtggggcttgaAGTTCCCACAGGTTGCCCGAACCTCTCACCTGTCTCTCCACAGCAGCACGCCAGCCTGGTGATGACCCAGGACCCCTATAAAGTGAGCACATTCGAGAAGCCCTATGCAGTGGCCATGCAGTCCCTGTGGCGGGACGCAGGCATCCGCGCATGCTACGAGCGCAGGCGTGAATTCCACCTGTTGGACTCCGCGATGTAGTGAGTCTAGGATTTGTGGGCGGAAGGGTCGTGGAGTCGGAGCACAGGGATGCGTGGCCAATGGTCATGCGGGCAAAGTCTCAGCGGCCTGGCCTCGGGGTGTGGCCATGGAAGCATCacgcaggggaagggaggagcctAGGGAGAGAAGTGGTCTGCAAAGGGTGTGGCCAGCGTTGGGGCGGAGACTCCGAATGTTGAGCCAAGAGAGAAAAGGGGCCAGGGTGGGAAGGGACCACAGAAAAGGCTTCACCCAAACTCCTCCTCACAGTCTCACACAGTCTCCCTCTACAGCTACCTGTCACACCTGGAGCGCATCGCAGAGGACAGCTACATCCCCACTGCGCAAGACGTGTTACGCAGTCGCATGCCCACCACAGGCATCAATGAGTACTGCTTCTCCGTGAAGAAAACCAAACTGCGGTGAGCACTCAACAGAGGCCCGGCCTGGGGAGTCTTTGTATAGGAACTGAGTGTTCCAGTCCTGTCCTTCAAGGAAGGAAAAGTCTGACATTGAACCCTCTATGCGATATGTGGACTAGCCTGAGACCTTGATAGACAGAGTGAGGTGCCACAACTGGAGAACAGAGATCCCTGGAAAATGAACATTCTTATGGTGTTGGAGAATGaacaggagtttttttttttagttctagtCCTCAAAAGGATGCTGCTGGGGAAGTGAAGACAGATTATATGGCCATcacagggatggagggatggctgCGGGCTGAGGGAGTGCCTAACATCCAGGGGAGAGGGTAGGCCAAGCGCCCTTTAGTAGTGAGGatgccaaagaaaagaaagaagttaaggaaccCTATTTAAGTGGTAGAGGCAGGTCGTCAGGGTCACCCAAGAGAATGGGCCAGTGACAGGAGTGAAGAATACAGTGAGAGAGGACTATGGGATTGCTGCTAGGGCCAGTAAAAGCCAGTGATAAGGATGGGTGCAGGTGCATGCTTGGTACAAGGGTCACAGCACATCCCTGGGGGGCTTAGTCGGGATCTTCTAAATACTCTGTAATAGGTTACACACCGCCCAAAACCAGGTGGTCCCCAGGGTCTGCCACTGATGTGCTGAGATCCACAGGGCCAGAGGCAGAGCACTGCTGGGAAGCAGGGCGGTAGCCATGAGCCAAGGCCATAAAGACCTGGGGAGGGAAAACAGAGGAACGGAACTGGTGGTGGGTGAATGGAAGATGGATGAGTGGgcagatgggtagatgggtgggtgggtagatgggtaggtagatggatgggtggatgggtgggggatgggtatGTGGATGGacagattgatggatggatggatgggtgggtgggtagatggatgggtggatgggtgggggatgggtatGTGGATGGacagattgatggatggatggatggatggatgggtgggtagatggatgggtggacgggtgggggatgggtatgtggatggacagatggatggacagatggatggattgCACACGGTTTGCACGTGCTGAGGAATGGTTTtcagcacatgggaagcagagcTTACATGTGATCTTTCTGAGGGAGCTGTGGTGTGGCATAAAAACTCACAAATGCTCTGATGACTCTCTGTGACCTAGGGTGTAGTTTGGGGcaggcctgtgtgtctgtgtgtcccatttttttctttttgagacagatttttctccatgtagcccaggttggcctcaaactgaaagaaatattcctgcttctgtctcatgagtgctgggactaaaggtatgcccCACCCTGCCCAGCTTGGTCCTGCTTTTGCATGACATTGCTTGTTCTGCAAAGGAGATTTGAACCTTTGTATGACTGCAATGCATCCCATGTGCTACAGAGGAACTCTCTCAAGTTCAGCTCTGAGCTCGCCTCAGCTTCCCTCGTCCGTGTGCAAATTTTGCTCGAGTCATCTACACTCAGTGACAGATATCCTCAGGAAGGTGACACTGAGAGCCACATCAGTGACCCAGTTTCTGAGGAGCCACAGGAGGGAGGCAGCCATGGTTTTGTTGGAGGAGGAAGGGACCATGCGTTCCTCTTGTTCTTTGGCCACAGAGGAGAACCAGCAAGGGACACAGTGGCCCATTCTACTGATGGGAAAATTGAGCCTGAGGAAGTGTGACCAGAACCACGGCCTTCTGTCAGCCCCTGTGCCCCACACTCAGATATCTTTATGCCTTACATATACCTGATACTGATTAATTAAAATCTTAACTGTGTGTGCATGGGCTGGGATTGTGGGTGTGAATGCAGGTGGCTTAAGAGGCTGGAAGATGGCATCGGATCCCCCTGGAACTGATGGCTGTGacccccatgtgggtgctgggaattgaacccgggtcctctgggggagcagctcagccatctctccagccctaatgtACCTGACGTTGTTGATCTTATGTCTTAAAGAACATTCTGGACTGGGCGAATAAAGACCCTTCCTGTGATTTTCgtgggtgtacatgtgtgaatgtcgACTCTGACCTTAGTGTCACAGGACAGGGTCTGTCTCTGAGCCTAGGGCTCAACCTCTTCAGCCCTCCCCTGGCATCCTCCAATCTAGGATTACAGTTCATGCCAGGAATCCAACATCACACCTCACTGCATGCCTAACAAGCAACTTAGCCACAGAGCCAACTCCTCAGCCCTGAggtttacgtgtgtgtgtgtgtgtgtgtgtgtgtgcgtgtgcgcgcgcgcgcgcgcgcgcgcgcactcacgcaagagaaagagagagagagagagagagagaatctcattCTAGAGAGAATCTCATtctgttgctcaggctggctttaTGCTTGCTCTGTAGGCCACCCTCACACTCACTCAttgaggcaatcctcctgcctcagcttccttccaTAATGTGAGCAGCATACAGCAGGTGGCACAGCTGTGCAGTCCGTTCTTTGATCTGATCACAATAGACCCTATGGCAGACTCCGGTGTGACTGTATATGCCAGTGAGCAGAGACGACTGGGTCATGTGACCTGCCCGTGGTGGGTCTTCTCATTTCTCTTCAGTATTGTGGATGTTGGTGGCCAGAAGTCAGAACGTAAGAAATGGATCCACTGTTTCGAGAATGTCATCGCCCTCATCTACCTGGCCTCCCTGAGCGAGTATGACCAGTGCCTGGAGGAGAATGATCAGGAGGTGAGGGAGCCGTCGCCACAGGAGGACCGTCCAGTGAAACCCCCCATGGCAGCTTTGATCTTAAACCTCCATCTTCTGTGTGAGGTCTTTGTGGGACTTGGTCCCCAAGTCCACCTCAGCACTCATGGGCTcccatcctcttctggcctcaccaGAAGCAGCTCCAGTCACACCAGCGCACAGCTGTGGCCAAATTACATCTCAAGTCACACAGTGTTACATAACCTCTGGGGGTCTCGCAGCCCTCAGTCCTGTTGCTGGATGGCCATGGTATGCCTCAACATGGAAAACATCTCTTAGGAGAGCAGTTGGTGTCCCCattgcaaggatggttcaatgtaccccacacctccctccctgcccccccgcacatacacactcatatacacatacactcacacacacttatacacagagacacacactgtacacactcacatacaccacactcacacacgaagacacacactcacacacacttatacacagacatacacattgtacactcacacactcacatacaccacactcacacatacactcacacatgaaaacacacacacacacaaactcacatatcacacacatatacacatatgtgcatgaacacatatacacacatataccacactcacacacacttatacacagagacacacacactgtacactcacactcacatacactcatacatcacacacacactcacacacaaacataccacacacatatacacacacatgtgctcacacacacacacaaagagacacctTCACAGTCACAGGATTTGACTGCTCTCTAATGACCTGTGTATTCCTCTGGCCAGTCACATCTGACCTCTATTCAGGTGTCCATGCATTCTGGCATCCGATCAGACACTGATTTCAGAAGACTGTAGCTCGACGCAGGATGTCATGCACACAGGGTCTTAGATTTCCCTTCACACTCCATGCTGCGAGGGTCAccacccacctctgtctcccaccCAGAACCGCATGAAAGAGAGCCTTGCTCTGTTCAGCACCATCCTGGAGCTGCCCTGGTTCAAGAGCACCTCGGTCATCCTTTTCCTCAACAAGACGGACATCTTGGAGGACAAAATCCACACCTCCCACCTGGCCACTTACTTCCCCAGCTTCCAGGGTGAGTTGTTCCAGAACCTTCTATGTCTTTCACCTCCCAGACATAGCTCCCGGGGGCAAGGGGGGATAACTTTCTCCTAGGCTCAGCAGAAGCTTCAAAGAGAATAGGATTCTTCTGATCCTTCCGATATACCTCTCTCTGGAATGGAAATTAAGATGATGCTCTTAGCAGATGCCATTGAATGAGAAAAGATTCCATAAAaaatctgtttctgtttttgtgacaGGGGTAGAACTGCATGACCTTGAACATGATGGGCAGTGGTTCCTCCCTGACCatacccccagcccctcactgaggaTTTTAGGCAGAAACTCCACCCTGATAATGCCCCCCAGCCCTGAGGGACTATAAGTGAGGCTCCTCTGTACAGGGGCCAATCCTCACCTGTCCTATACTACAGTTGTCATAGCTCCATCAATCCCTTTTCAGTAACgtctctattttttaaagatttatttatttttatttatatgagtacactgtagctgtgttcagacacacaccagaagagggagggcatcagatcccattacggatggttgtgagccaccacatggttacaggaaattgaacttaggacctccagaagagcagttagtgctcttaactgctgggccatctctccagccctgtaaccTCTCTATTTTATCTCATttgtgtaatttttcttttttgttttctaagtcagggtttctctgtagccctggctacactggacctcactctgtagaccaggctggcctcagattcagagatatgcctgcctctgcctcccatgtgctgggattaaaggcgtgcgccatgaCTACCCACACTCAGCTGCATACTGATGCAGAAATGTATGACACACATAAATAGTGTTGAAAACTCACCTTCCACAAAGCAAGGCAGGCTGAAGCAGCTAGGTGGAGACTGCTGTTTGTGAGGTCTTGGAAGGGGGGTAGCGTTTGCAGCCTTGGGAACACACAGTGCTAGAAGGATCCCCTCTCTGTTGCCGAGGACGCCATCCCAGCTCAAACCAGCCGAATTGCCTGGCTCAAGGTCTCATGGTCAGGaatttggttctctctctctctctctctctctctctctctcctttttgaggcaggatctcactgcatagctctgactggccttcaaccctatagaccaggctggcctagaacccagATCTTCTTCCTGTGCCCTGGATCCCAGGTGTACAGGTCAGGGATTGGGGATGAGCTGAGCGAGGTAAGACTGCCTGGTGGCTGGGACCAGAGAGGCGCCGGGCACTATCTCACAGCAGCCCTGTGCTGCGTGCACTGGGGCGTCTTTCCCTAGCTTGCTGTCCTCCTCCATTCTGGACCTCAATGTCCGTACCAGCATTGTCACAGTGACTGACTCTGGGTGGCTGGACTTTCTCCCAGGGGAAGACTGTCTCTCATGATCAAGTCTCAGGGACATTTGTGTCTCATCCATCACAGTCGGTTGGCCAAGCAAGGCAGGTTCAACACAAGGAACAGCTGCTCTCCCAACTGTGGAGGGCGGGAGGAGGCAGCACTGGCCATCTTGGAGCCAAGCTCCCTCACTTCTTGTGGCTGCTGGGACAGAGGACTGTGCCCAGGGCCCCAAACCAGCAGAAGTGAGTTTGCTGCCAACTTAGGAGACCTGAGATCCAAAACTGGCAAGCATGAAACACTGACTGCAAATCAGGCAGTGATTGCAGTGCTGGGCAGATAAGATTCTGGAGAAGATTTGTATGTCAGCCCTCCATCAGCTATGGTCCAGGCTGTAGTTCATGCTTGACACCATGTCAAATGTCACTCAAATTCAACTCTGGTGACCCATACCAGAGTATGGGAATTTGACCAGTGGCTTTATGGCAGCTGAGAGCCTCCAAAACCCCTGTCATGCTGCCAAACCCCAAAGGCTGGCTGACTGGGGTACAGATGTGAAGTTCTGGTCACTCCCAGCCCTGTCTTAGCTGAAACATCTTGAGAGCCAGGCTGTGGCCTAGAGAGGCTGGGTGGAGGAAATGGGTGGTCTGGAAGGACTGTTTACAGCATCAGGCTGGCACAGGGCCTCAGCCACGGGTCTATTCCACGACCACAGCCACTCTTGTAAAGGCAGCATTCGATCACGGGTTCATTTACCTCTGCAGATAAGAGGGTTAGTCTGTGATCATGGTGGGAAGAAGACAAGCCCAGTGCTGAGCGGTAGTGGAGAGTGTCACATCCAGATTGCCaggagcaggcagagaaagaatgaGACTGAACATGGTGACTTTTgaatccccagtgacacacctcttccaacaaggccacgcccccaCAAAGGCCACACCCCTACAACAAGGCCATGCCCCACAACAGGATCACATCTCCTAAAATAGAGCCACACActtccaaccaggccacacctcctccaagaaggccacacctcctcatcctcCCCAAACAGGTCCACCAGCTGGGACCTGAGCATTCCAACAAATCAGCATGTGGGGACAGCTCTCGTTCAAACACCATGGACAGAGTCCAGAGACCTTATTTACCGCTGACAGTTCCTCCTGTGTTTTGCATTCTgtgacacttttttctttttcttttctctctctctctctctctctctctctctctctctctctctctctcttttggttacaCAAATTAACCCGTTTATTGCGGGATAGGCCGGTCTCAGAAGGTGGGTCTACCGgtctttctgctccttcagtcttcTGATGGCGGACTTCACTGTGACTGTGGAGGTAGTGCTGTAAGTCCAGGCCCTGCCCGCCACTGTTTTACTGCAGGAACCACAGTGCCAGATGCCAACGGCTTGGCTGTCCATCGTGCTCTTGCCACAGAAGGAGCAACTTTACTTGGCATGCTGACTGATTTTAGTTTTTTCACCATTTTCCAGAGGGAGGTGCCATAGCAGGTTCCATATTTCTGACAAAAGACTAAAAACACCCGAGGCTGTGGCTTGATGGCGGGTGCTTGCATGGCAAGTGAGAGACCCTGGTTTCTATTCCCAGTGTTGCCAGGAAGCGAATTAAACttggggagtggtggcacacacctttaatcccagcactcagtagacaAGAGgaagggggatctctgtgagttcaagaccagcctggtctacagagtgagttccaggacagccagggctacacagagaaaccctgtcatgggGAAACAAAAGATTGACACCTTGAGTCTGAAAAGACATATCCCTTGTCTCAGTGAGTAAAGGGTGTGGCACACGCAAGCACagggacctgggtttgaatccctaGCAGCATAAATAGCTCAGTTGCCATGATGTTGGGCAGATCCAGGAGGGTCCCTGTGGGCAAGATAACCTTGTAAGTCAGTGAGGCTCTGACTCAGAAAAGAACTACAGCCAAGGTGGCCCTCTGCCCTGCACCTGAgtgtacacacattcatgcacccACAACCACACACGGAGAGTAACACAAAGGAAAACTCATGGCACCTCGAtcagattaaaagaaaaataaaacaagctcaTAGAGTAGGATGTGCCCATTGCAGAGACATATTGAGGCACAAAGAGGGATAGTCACTGGCTGGCAGTTGAGCCAGAAAAGGAATTGAAGCAGGctggggacaggggtggggaacaggtggaggctGCCTGAGTCGTGTTCGGTCCATCTTTGGGAGTCCCTCTACTTCCAGGACTGAGGTTATaggcacatgcacaggcacactcCTGTTTTTCCTGCGTGctagagatttgaactcaagttctcaggcttggcagcgaGCACTCTTATTCTCTGAGCCATCGCTTTTGCCTTGGAAGCAGGATTGGAGCCC
The sequence above is drawn from the Apodemus sylvaticus chromosome 20, mApoSyl1.1, whole genome shotgun sequence genome and encodes:
- the Gna15 gene encoding guanine nucleotide-binding protein subunit alpha-15 isoform X3, whose product is MALMGAATQAHPYVSQEGNEGPGESGKSTFIKQMRIIHGVGYSEEDRRAFRLLIYQNIFVSMQAMIEAMDRLQIPFSRPDSKQHASLVMTQDPYKVSTFEKPYAVAMQSLWRDAGIRACYERRREFHLLDSAMYYLSHLERIAEDSYIPTAQDVLRSRMPTTGINEYCFSVKKTKLRIVDVGGQKSERKKWIHCFENVIALIYLASLSEYDQCLEENDQENRMKESLALFSTILELPWFKSTSVILFLNKTDILEDKIHTSHLATYFPSFQGPRRDAEAAKRFILDMYARVYASCAEPQDGGRKGSRARRLFAHFTCATDTHSVRSVFKDVRDSVLARYLDEINLL
- the Gna15 gene encoding guanine nucleotide-binding protein subunit alpha-15 isoform X1; the encoded protein is MARSLTWGCCPWCLTEEEKTAARIDQEINKILLEQKKQERGELKLLLLGPGESGKSTFIKQMRIIHGVGYSEEDRRAFRLLIYQNIFVSMQAMIEAMDRLQIPFSRPDSKQHASLVMTQDPYKVSTFEKPYAVAMQSLWRDAGIRACYERRREFHLLDSAMYYLSHLERIAEDSYIPTAQDVLRSRMPTTGINEYCFSVKKTKLRIVDVGGQKSERKKWIHCFENVIALIYLASLSEYDQCLEENDQENRMKESLALFSTILELPWFKSTSVILFLNKTDILEDKIHTSHLATYFPSFQGPRRDAEAAKRFILDMYARVYASCAEPQDGGRKGSRARRLFAHFTCATDTHSVRSVFKDVRDSVLARYLDEINLL
- the Gna15 gene encoding guanine nucleotide-binding protein subunit alpha-15 isoform X2, translated to MARSLTWGCCPWCLTEEEKTAARIDQEINKILLEQKKQERGELKLLLLGPGESGKSTFIKQMRIIHGVGYSEEDRRAFRLLIYQNIFVSMQAMIEAMDRLQIPFSRPDSKHASLVMTQDPYKVSTFEKPYAVAMQSLWRDAGIRACYERRREFHLLDSAMYYLSHLERIAEDSYIPTAQDVLRSRMPTTGINEYCFSVKKTKLRIVDVGGQKSERKKWIHCFENVIALIYLASLSEYDQCLEENDQENRMKESLALFSTILELPWFKSTSVILFLNKTDILEDKIHTSHLATYFPSFQGPRRDAEAAKRFILDMYARVYASCAEPQDGGRKGSRARRLFAHFTCATDTHSVRSVFKDVRDSVLARYLDEINLL